The following proteins are encoded in a genomic region of Neoarius graeffei isolate fNeoGra1 chromosome 6, fNeoGra1.pri, whole genome shotgun sequence:
- the rnf141 gene encoding RING finger protein 141, whose protein sequence is MGQQISGQAVMGKLPEKLLKHAGLVRDSSYLTYEEFLAHIAELNDVTAKLAVGQPKHLLFEVQPGSDASALWKVAVRIVCTKINKEDGMVEASRIMNLYQFIQLYKDITSQAAEVLAAEGSMECSSGQLSSAASCQASMWMGRVKQLTDEEECCICMDGKADLILPCAHSFCQKCIDKWSGQSRNCPICRIQLTAANESWVISDAPTEEDMASYILNLADEAGHPHRP, encoded by the exons ATGGGCCAGCAAATCTCTGGCCAGGCTGTAATGGGCAAGCTTCCTGAGAAGCTACTCAAACATGCTGGATTAGTGCGGGATAGTAGCTACCTAACCTATGAGGAGTTTCTGGCCCATATAGCAGAGCTGAATGATGT AACTGCTAAGCTGGCAGTTGGCCAACCAAAGCATCTCCTCTTTGAAGTTCAGCCAGGATCTGATGCGTCTGCTCTGTGGAAAGTGGCTGTGAGGATAGTGTGCACCAAG ATTAATAAGGAGGATGGGATGGTGGAAGCCTCGCGCATTATGAACCTGTATCAGTTTATTCAGCTCTACAAAGACATCACCAGCCAAGCAGCTGAGGTGCTGGCAGCAGAGGGCAGTATGGAGTGTTCCTCTGGACAACTTTCCTCTGCAGCTTCCTGCCAGGCCAGCATGTGGATGGGCAG GGTGAAGCAGCTGACGGATGAGGAAGAGTGCTGTATCTGTATGGACGGTAAAGCAGATCTTATTCTGCCCTGTGCTCACAGCTTCTGTCAGAAATGTATTGATAAGTG GAGTGGTCAGAGTCGAAACTGTCCCATCTGTCGGATCCAGCTGACGGCTGCCAACGAATCTTGGGTAATATCTGATGCGCCTACAGAGGAGGACATGGCCAGCTACATTCTTAATCTAGCTGATGAAGCTGGCCACCCTCACAGACCTTAA